AGTATTGAGTCGACGGCGACGTCGTACGGGACGGTCGAGGAGGACCTGCGGTGAGCGAGAACAGCCCGAAGCTGCGCGCCGAGCTGGACGGCATTCCGACATACAAGCCCGGCAAGCCGGCTGCCGCGGGCGGGCCCGTCGCGTACAAGCTGTCCTCGAACGAGAACCCGTACCCGCCCCTGCCGGGGGTGCTGGAGAGCGCGGTCACGGCGGCGGGGAGCTTCAACCGGTACCCCGACATGGCCTGCACCGGCCTGGTGAACGAGATCGCCGAGCGGTTCGGCGTGCCGGTCGAGCACGTGGCCACGGGCACCGGTTCGGTGGGCGTGGCCCAGTCGCTGATCCAGTCCACGGCCGGCCCGGGCGACGAGGTCATGTACGCCTGGCGCTCCTTCGAGGCGTACCCGATCATCACGCAGATCTCGGGCGCGACCTCGGTGCAGGTCCCGTTGACCGACGGGGACGTGCACGACCTGGACGCCATGGCCGCGGCGATCACCGAGCGGACCCGGCTGATCTTCGTCTGCAATCCGAACAACCCCACCGGCACCGCCGTGCGCCGGGAGGAGCTGGAGCGCTTTCTGGACCGGGTGCCCTCGGACGTCCTGGTGGTCCTGGACGAGGCGTACCGCGAGTTCGTGCGCGACACGGACGTCCCGGACGGCATCGAGCTGTACCGCGACCGCCCCAACGTCGCCGTGCTGCGTACGTTCTCCAAGGCGTACGGGCTGGCCGGTCTGCGGGTCGGCTTCGCGGTGGCGCACGAGCGGGTGGCGGCGGCGCTGCGCAAGACGGCGGTGCCCTTCGGCGTCAGCCAGCTCGCGCAGGACGCGGCGGTCGCCTCGCTGCGGGCCGAGGACGAGCTGATGGGCCGCGTCGGAGCCCTGGTGGGCGAGCGTGCGAGGGTCCACGGGGCGCTGCTGGCGCAGGGCTGGACGGTGCCGGACACGCAGGCGAACTTCGTGTGGATGCGGCTGGGCGAGCGGACCGCGGAGTTCGCGGCCGCCTGCGAGAAGGCCGGTGTGGTGGTCCGGCCCTTCGCGGGCGAGGGCCTTCGGGTCACGATCGGCGAGCCCGAGGCGAACGACCTCTTCCTGCACACGGCGGAGGCGTTCTTCAAGGAGCTCTAGGCTCCGGACTCCGTGGGGCGGAGGAGCCGGCCGGGAGGGTTCAGGCCAGTTCCACGCGCACGGGGTCGCCGTCGCGGACGGTGGACAGCAGGCGGGGGTCGCCGTCGAACGAGCCGAGCACGTTGCACGGGCTCGCCAGGCGGCTCTCGCCGGTGCGCGAGATGGGCGTCGGGCCGTAGGGCAGCGCGAGGGCGTCGCCCTCGGTCCAGAACGCGACGGTGCCGGGCTCGACGACCTGACGGGCGTCGGCCTCCAGCGCCGCGGAGACGCCGGTGTCGAAGTAGACCTCCTCACCCCAGGTGTTCGCGGAAGCGGAGATCGGAAGGGCCTCGATCAGCGCCTTGCTGGTCGGGGTCTCGTGCAGGGTTGCCGTGAGCTGGCCCGCAGGCCAGGAGATTCGAATCTGCATGAGCCAAATTCAACAATCTGTTGAATGGATTGGCTAGGGGTACCCCGGGTGAAGGTCGCCGAAAGCGGTGCGCCATAATGCTTGTGAATGTGAACGCGTTCACAAGCGCGCCTGCTTCCTCCCGCTTTGGGTGGGCTCTGGAGGCGGATCTCCCTTGTGATCGCGGCGACACGAAGGAGACGAGGACGTGGACCTGGCTCTGGCGCCAGAAACCCTGGCTCGATGGCAGTTCGGCATCACCACCGTCTATCACTTCCTCTTCGTGCCCCTCACGATCTCGCTCGCCGCGCTCACCGCCGGCCTGCAGACCGCCTGGGTGCGCACCGGGAAGGAGAAGTACCTCAGGGCCACCAAGTTCTGGGGCAAGCTTTTCTTGATCAATATCGCGATGGGTGTCGTCACCGGCATCGTCCAGGAGTTCCAGTTCGGAATGAACTGGTCCGACTACTCGCGGTTCGTCGGCGACATCTTCGGTGCCCCGCTCGCCTTCGAAGCGCTGATCGCCTTCTTCTTCGAGTCCACCTTCATCGGACTGTGGATCTTCGGCTGGGACAAGCTGCCCAAGAGGATCCACCTGGCCTGCATCTGGATGGTGTCCATCGGCACCATCCTGTCCGCCTACTTCATCCTGGCGGCCAACTCCTGGATGCAGCACCCCGTCGGGTACCGGATCAACGAGGAGCGCGGTCGAGCCGAGCTCACCGACTTCTGGCTGGTACTCACCCAGAACACCGCCCTCACCCAGTTCTTCCACACCATGACGGCCGCCTTCCTCGTCGGCGGCGCGTTCATGGCCGGCATATCCGCCTACCACCTGGCGCGCAGGAAGCACGTCCCGGTGATGCGCAGCTCGCTGCGCCTGGGCCTGGTCGTCCTGATCATCGCCGGCATGGGCACGGCGATCAGCGGTGACCTCCTGGGCAAGGTCATGTTCAAGCAGCAGCCCATGAAGATGGCCGCCGCCGAGGCCCTCTGGGACGGCGAAGCGCCCGCGCCCTTCTCCGTCTTCGCCTACGGAGACGTCGAGAAGGGCCACAACAAGGTGGCCGTCGAGATCCCCGGTCTGCTGTCGTTCCTCGCCAACGACGACTTCACCTCCTTCGTTCCGGGCATCAACGACGTCAACAAGACCGAGCAGGAGAAGTTCGGGCCGGGCGACTACCGGCCCAACATCCCGGTCGCGTACTGGGGCTTCCGCTGGATGATCGGCTTCGGCATGGCCTCGCTCGGCGTGGGCGTGCTGGGGCTCTGGCTGACCCGCAGGAAGTTCCTGCTGCCGCCGGGGCTGCGCACCGGGGAGGACGAGGTCCCGAACCTGGTGCTCTTCAGGAAGGCGCTGAGCCCCAGGATCGGCAACCTCTACTGGATCGTCGCCCTCTGGACCATGGGCTTCCCGCTCATCGCCAACTCCTGGGGCTGGATCTTCACCGAGATGGGCCGCCAGCCGTGGGTGGTCTACGGAGTGCTGCGCACCCGCGACGCGGTCTCGCCGCACGTCTCACAGGGCGAGGTGCTCACCTCGATGATCGGCTTCACCCTGCTCTACGCGGTGCTGGCCGTGATCGAGGTCAGGCTCCTGGTCAAGTACGTCAAGATCGGCCCGCCGGAGCTCACCGAGGCCGACCTCAACCCGCCCACCAAGATCGGCGGGGACGACAAGAACCCCGACCGGCCGATGGCCTTCTCGTACTGAGGCTGAGGAGAACGCACCATGGAGCTCCACGACGTCTGGTTCGTGCTGATCGCCGTCCTGTGGATCGGCTACTTCTTCCTGGAGGGCTTCGACTTCGGCATCGGGGTACTGACCAAGCTGCTCGCCCGAGACCGTACGGAGAAGCGGGTACTGATCAACACGATCGGGCCCGTGTGGGACGGCAACGAGGTCTGGCTGCTCACGGCCGGCGGTGCGACCTTCGCCGCCTTCCCCGACTGGTACGCCACCCTCTTCTCCGGCTTCTACCTGCCGCTGCTGGTCATCCTGGTCTGCCTGATCATCCGCGGGGTGGCCTTCGAGTACCGGCACAAGCGCCCCGAGGACAGGTGGCAGACCAACTGGGAACACGCGATCTTCTGGACCTCCCTGATCCCCGCCTTCCTGTGGGGCGTGGCCTTCGCCAACATCGTGCGCGGGGTGAAGATCGACCAGGACAAGGAGTACGTCGGGAGCCTCCTCGACCTGCTCAACGTCTACTCGCTCCTCGGCGGCCTGGTCACCCTCACGCTGTTCACCTTCCACGGTGCGGTGTTCGCCTCGCTCAAGACCGTCGGTGACATCCGGGACCGTGCGCGCGGGACGGCGACCGTGCTGGGTCTCGTCGCCGCCGTGCTGGCTCTGGTCTTCCTGATCTGGACCCAGGTCTCGCGCGGCGACGGCAAGAGCCTGGCCGCCATGGCGGTGGCGGTGCTGGCCCTGCTCGGCGCGCTCGGCTTCAACCTGGCGGGACGCGAGGGCTGGTCGTTCGCCCTGTCCGGGATCACCATCGCGGCGGCCGTGGCGATGCTCTTCCTGACGCTCTTCCCGAACGTGATGCCCTCCTCGCTCGACGCAGCCTGGAACCTCACGGTCACCAACGCCTCGTCCAGCCCCTACACGCTGAAGATCATGACCTGGCTGGCCGCCGTGGCCACCCCGCTCGTGCTGCTCTACCAGGGCTGGACGTACTGGGTGTTCCGCAAGCGGATCGGTACGCAGCACATCGTCGACGCGCACTGAGCCTGGAGGGATGTTTCACGTGAAACCGATCGACTCGCGCCTGCTCCGGTACGCCCGTTCCACCCGTCTCTTCCTGGGGGCGGTGGTGGCTCTGGGACTGGCCGGGGCGGGTCTGGTCGTCGGTCAGGCGATGCTCATCGCCGAGATCGTGGTCGGTGCCTTCGAGGAGGGCCTCGACAGCGCCGCACTGCGTACACCGCTGCTCCTGCTCGCCGCGGTGGCGCTCGGCAGGGCGCTGATCGCATGGCTGACGGAGCTGGCCGCACACCGCGCGAGCGCGGCGGTCAAGTCGGAGCTGCGCCGGCGGCTGCTGGACCGGGCGGCGGAGATCGGGCCCGGGCGCCGCAGTGGTAGGCGGACCGGGTCGCTAATCTCCCTGGCCACCCGGGGCGTGGACGCGCTCGACGACTACTTCTCCCGCTACCTGCCCCAGTTGGGGCTCGCGGTCGTGGTGCCGGTGGCGGTGCTCGCCCGTATCGTCACCGAGGACTGGGTGTCGGCGGCCATCATCGTGGTCACCCTCCCCCTGATCCCGGTGTTCATGGTCCTCATCGGCATGGCCACCCAGTCCCGGATGGACCGCCAGTGGCGGCTCCTCTCGCGGCTGTCGGGACATTTCCTGGACGTGGTGGCCGGCCTCCCCACGCTGAAGGTGTTCGGCCGGGCGAAGGCGCAGGCCGAATCGATCCGCAAGATCACCGATGACTACCGGCGGGCGACGATGCGGACGCTGCGCATCGCGTTCCTGTCGTCCTTCGCCCTGGAACTGCTGGCGACCCTGTCGGTCGCGCTGGTGGCGGTGACCATCGGCATGCGGTTGGTCCACGGCGAACTGGACCTCTACACCGGTCTGGTCATCCTCATCCTGGCGCCCGAGGCCTACCTGCCGTTGCGGCAGGTGGGAGCGCAGTACCACGCGGCCGCGGAAGGGCTGGCGGCCGCCGAGGAGATCTTCGAGGTCCTGGAGACCCCCACCGACGGCCCGGCGGGTACGGCGTCCCTGCCGGGCGGCGTCCCCCTGCGCATCGAGATCGACGGGGTCGCCGTCCGCTACGAGGGGCGCGACGAGGACTCGCCCCGTTGCGTCTCGCTGACCGTCGGACCGGGGGAGTGCGTGGCCCTCACCGGTCCCAGCGGGGCCGGCAAGTCCACCCTGCTCCAGGTGCTGCTGGGATTCGTGCGGCCGACCGCCGGGCGGGTACGCATCGCGGGCACGGACCTGGCCGAACTGTCCCCCGAGCACTGGCGGCAGCAGATCGCCTGGGTGCCGCAGCGGCCGCACCTCTTCGCCGGGACGGTCGCCGCGAACGTACGGCTGGCCCGCCCGGACGCCGGTGACAGCGAGGTGGCCGCCGCCCTGGAGGACGCCGGCGCCTGGGAGTTCGTGTCCGCGCTGCCGCACGGGGCCGAGACCCTGCTGGGCGAAGGCGGTGCGGGCCTGTCCGCCGGGCAGCGGCAGCGCCTCGCGCTGGCCCGGGCCTTCCTGGCGGACCGGCCTGTGCTGCTGCTGGACGAGCCGACGGCGGCGCTGGACGGCGAGACGGAGGCGGGCATCGTGGACGCCGTCCGGCGGCTCTCCGCCGGGCGGACGGTGCTCCTGGTCGTACACCGGCCGGCCCTGCTCGCCGTCGCGGACCGGGTGGTCCACATGACCGCCGGTCCCGGTGCCGGTGGTCCCGGGACCGGCGGTACCCGCCCCGGTTCGGCCCCGCTCACCGGACCGCTCCCCCACAGCACGGTGTCCGGGACGGGTGCGGGGGACCCTTCTCCCGGAGGTGTCGACCCGGACGCCGGCGAGTGGATCCTCGGTGCCGTCCCGGAGCGGGTGAGGCCCGGCGGAACGTCCGGCCCGGACACCGCCGACCCGCTGCGCAGGGTGCGGGCGGTCGCCAGGGCATGGCAGGGACGGTTCAGACTGGGGCTGTTGCTCGGGTCGCTGGCCGTCGGCTGCAGTGTCGGCCTGATGGCCGTGTCGGGCTGGCTGATCTCCAGGGCCTCCGAACAGCCCCCCGTCCTCTATCTGATGGTGGCCGTCACCGCGACCCGGGCCTTCGGGCTGGGCCGCGCCGTCCTCCGATACGCGGAGCGGCTCGTCTCACACGACGCCGTCCTGCGGATGCTCGCCGACCTGCGGGTGTCGGTGTACCGCCGGCTGGAGCGCATCGCCCCCGCCGGGCTGCGCGAGCACCGCCGCGGGGACCTGCTGGCCCGGCTGGTCGCCGACGCCGACGCCCTGCAGGACTACTGGCTGCGCTGGCTGCTGCCCGTCGGTACCGCGGTGCTCGTCGGAACGGGTTCCGTGGCCTTCACCGCCTGGCTGCTGCCCGAGGCAGGAGCGGTGCTCGCCGTCGGGCTCCTCGCCGCGGGGGCCGGAGTGCCGCTGGTCAGCGGTGCCTGCGCGCGTCGTGCCGAGCGCCGGCTGGCGCCCGCCCGGGGCGAGCTCGCCACCCGGGTGGCCGACCTGCTCACCGGCACCGCGGAGCTGACCGTCGCCGGGGCGCTGGGGGACCGCAAGGGACTGGCCCGGGAGAGCGACGGAGCCCTGACGCGCATCGCCGCCCGCGGCGCCGCCGCGGGCGGGCTGGGTGGCGGGCTGTCCGCCCTCGTCTGCGGACTGACGGTCGTGGCCGCGGCTGCCGCCGCCGCGAACGCGGTCCAGGACGGGCGGCTGTCCGGGGTCGCCATGGCCGTCGCGGTCCTGACGCCCCTCGCCGCCTTCGAAGCGGTCAGCGGACTCCCCCTCGCCGTGCAGTACCGCCAGCGGGTGCGCCGTAGCGCCGAACGGGTCTACGAGGTCATCGACGCCCCCGTCCCCGTCGCCGAGCCGGAGCAGCCCGCGCCGGCCCCCGCCTCCCCCTTCCCGCTCACGCTGGCCGGGCTGACCGCCCGCCACCCGGGGCAGGAACGGGACGCGCTGCGCGGGCTGGACCTCGTCCTGGAGTCCGGCCGGCGCATTGCCGTCGTCGGCCCCTCCGGCTCGGGCAAGACCACGCTGGCCCAGGTCATGCTCCGGTTCCTGGATCCCGCCGAGGGCTCCTACGCTCTCGGCGGCGCCGACGCGCGCACCCTCGACGGCGACGACGTACGGGCACTCGTGGGCCTGTGCGCCCAGGACGCGCACCTCTTCGACAGCTCGGTCCGGGAGAACCTGCGGCTGGCCCGCACCGGGGCGAGCGAGGAACAGCTGCGGGACGCCCTGGCCGCGGCCAGACTGCTGGAGTGGGCGGACAGCCTGCCGGACGGGCTGGACACGCTGGTCGGAGAGCACGGCGAGCGGATCTCGGGCGGCCAGCGCCAGCGCCTGGCCCTGGCCCGGGCGCTGCTGGCGGACTTCCCCGTACTGGTCCTGGACGAGCCGGCCGAGCACCTGGACCTCGCCACGGCCGACGCCCTGACCGCGGACCTGCTGGCCGCGACGGAGGGCCGGACCACCGTACTGATCACGCACCGGCTGGCCGGCCTGGAGGCGGTGGACGAAGTGCTGGTGCTGGACCGTGGGCAGGTCGTGCAGCGCGGCGGGTACGCCGAGCTGGCCGCCGTCGAGGGGCCGCTGCGCCGGATGCTGGACCGCGAGCGGGAAACGGAAGGGAGTTTGGCCAAGTTTCCCCACTGATGGGAGGCTCAAGGACATGTCAGCGCAGCCGTCGCAGGAACCACCGGATCCCCTGCCGGATCCGTCGCAGGCGCCACCGGGCCCGTCGGCGGCGGCCACCGAGGCCACGAGGAGCCTGCACGGCCTGTCCACCGAGCTCACGGCCCGGGTGCCACAGCTGCTGGAGGCCATGCGGTCGGTCGGTACCGGCCTGGAGCTCCATTCCACGCTCGACCGCATCTGCGAGACCGCGGCCGAGCTGGCGGACGCCCGCTACGCGGCGATCGGAGTCGTCGACACGGAGGGCCGGGGGCTTTCGGACTTCGTCACCCACGGGATCAGTCCCGAGCTGGCCCGGCAGATCGGTCACCGCCCGGACGGAAAGCGGGGCCTGCTCGGCGCGTTGATCTCGCACTCCGACACCGTGCGGCTCGCCGATCTGACGAAGGACCCGCGCTCGGCGGGCTTCCCGGCGCACCACCCGCCCATGAAGACCTTCCTCGGTGTCCCGATCCGGGTGCAGGGGGAGATCTTCGGCAATCTGTACCTGGCCGAGAAGAACGGCGGCGTCGAGTTCAACGACTACGACCTCCACATGGTCCGGGTGCTGGCCACCGAGGCCGGCATCGCCATCGGCAACGCCCGCCTGTACGAGGCCGCCACCCAGCGCGAGCGCTGGATCGACGGCTCGGTCGCGGTCACCACCGCTCTGCTCTCCGGCGGCGACGCCGACGACGCTCTCGCGGTGGTGGCCGAGCAGGCCCGCCGACTGGCCGACTCGGCTGCCGGGATCGTCCTGCTGCCGGCGGAGGAAGGCGGGATGGAGATCGTCGCGGTGTCGGCGGACAACCCCGCCACATCGCTCGGTGTGGTGATCCCCGCCGAGAGCCCGGTGGTGGACCACCTGCTGCGGGGGAATCCGGTGTTCACCGACAACGCCTCGTCGGACCCCCGCATGATCAGCCGGCTCACCAGCCAGTACGGCCCCTGCATGATGCTTCCCCTGCACAGCGGAGGGCGGGTGCTGGGTGCATTGGTCACTCCCCGCGCCCGCGGCCAGCGGCCTTTCACCGAGGCGGAGCGGACCCTGGCCACTCAGTTCGCCTCACAGGCCGCTCTCGCGCTGATGATGGCCGAGGCACAGCGCGACCGAGAGCGGCTGGCGGTCTTCGAGGACCGTGACCGGATCGCCCGTGACCTGCACGACCTCGTCATCCAGCGGCTGTTCGCCACCGGATTGATGCTGGAGGGTGCGCAGCGCCGGTCGATCGTCCCCGAGGTGCGCGACGGTGTGGGCAAGGCCGTGGACGAACTGGACGTGACGATCCAGGAGATCCGCACGGCGATCTACGCCCTTCAGCAGGGGCCCGCGGAAGCCCCGTCCGGGCTGCGCACCCGCCTCCTGCGGGAGATCAACATGGCGGCCGTCCCGCTGGGCTTCAAGCCCTCCCACCGATTCCTCGGAGCGATCGACACGCTCGTCGGCGAGCTGGTGGGCAAGAACCTGATCGCCGCGCTGCGCGAGGCGCTGTCCAACGCCTTCCGGCACGCCGAGGCGTCCCGGATCGAGGTGGTCCTGGACTGCACCGTCACCCTGCCGGACGGCAGGGCCGGAGTCCGGCTTGAGGTGGCCGACGACGGGGTGGGCATTCCCGAGCACGGTCGGCGCAGCGGCCTGCGCAACCTGCGGCGGCGGGCGGAGTCGCTGGGCGGCACGAGCTCCTACGGTCCCGGCATCGGAGACGGCGGCCGCGGGACCACCCTGGTGTGGGAGGCCCCTCTCCAGTAGGGCACCGCTGCCTACGCCTGGTGCCGCGTGAGGCGTTCGGCCAGAATGCGCTCGATCACGACGGCGACCCCGTCCTCGTTGTTGGCGACCGTGCGGCCGGACGCGGCCGTGATCACGTCGGGGTGGGCGTTGCCCATCGCGTAGGAGGTGCCGGCCCAGCTGAGCATCTCCACGTCGTTCGGCATGTCCCCGAACGCGACGACCTCCTCGGGGGAGATGCCCCGTTCGGCACAGCACAGGGCCAGGGTGCTCGCCTTGGACACGCCGTGCCCGCTGACTTCCAGCAGGGAGGTGGGGCTGGACCGGGTGATCGACGCATACGCGCCCGCGGCGGAGCGGGCCAGTACGAGGAACTCGTCCGGGGTGATGTCGGCGTGGTGCGCCAGCAGCTTGAGTACGGGCGGGGCGCTTGCGTCCGCGTACTCGTGGAGCAGTTCCTCGGCGGTCGCGAGCTTCGCGCCCGGATCCTTGAAGAAGGGCGGGTAGTCCGGCTCGTAGTTGATGCCGGTGGTCAGCTCGACCGCGAAGGACGTGCCGGGCGCCTCGGCGCGCAGGGCTTCGACGACGGAGAGTGCGGCCTGTCTGGGGAGAGCCCTGACCTGGACGAACTCCCGCCCGGCGTGCAGGTCGACGACCGCCGCGCCATTGGCGCAGATGGCGAGGCCGTGACCGTGGACGTGGTCGGCGACCACATCCATCCATCGCGCAGGCCGGCCGGTGACGAAGAAGACCTCGATACCCGCCTCCTCGGCAGCGGCCAGTGCGGCCACGGTGCGCGGTGAGACGGACTTGTCGTCATGCAGCAGGGTGCCGTCAAGGTCGGTGGCGATAAGCCGGGGCATGCGCGTTGGCCCGTCCGGGCGCTGGGGAGCCGAGGTCACGGCTCCATCTTCACCCATGTGAGCGCCGGACCGGACCATGATCAAGCCAGGCGGGCGCCGTTGGCGGTGTTTCACGTGGAACGCGATGTTTCACGTGAAACATCGGCCCGCCGTACGCTCGACGCATGAGTCTGCGACTGAGCACGGTGATCCTTCCGGTACGTCGATGGCACGAAGGAGGTCGGGACCAGTGGCTGCGGGCTGAGCAGCTCGGGTTCCACACGGCCTACACCTATGACCACCTGTCGTGGCGGAGCTTCCGAGACGGCCCGTGGTTCGGTGCGGTGCCCACTCTGACCGCGGCGGCCGCCGCCACCGAGCGGCTGCGTCTGGGCACGCTCGTCACCTCGCCGAACTTCCGTCACCCGGTGACCCTTGCCAAGGACCTCATGACCTTGGACGACGTCTCGGGCGGCCGTGTCACTCTCGGCATCGGCGCCGGCGGCAACGGGTTCGACGCGACGGCGCTGGGGCAGGAGGCCTGGTCCCCGCGTGAGCGCGCCGACCGCTTCGCCGAGTTCGTGCCGCTGCTGGACCGGCTGCTGAGCGAAGGCTCCGTGAGCCACGAGGGCACCTTCTACTCGGCCGAGGAGGCCCGCAACATCCCTGGTTGTGTGCAGGGGCCGCGGCTGCCGTTCGCGATCGCCGCGACCGGCCCGCGCGGTCTGCGGCTCGCTGCCCGGCACGGGCAGGCCTGGGTGACCACGGGTGATCCGAAGCTCTTTGAGGACGGCACCCCCGAGCAGTCGCTGGAGGCCCTGCGCGGGCAGCTCGAACGGCTCGACAAGGCCTTCGTGGAGATCGGCCGGGCCCCCGGGCCCATGGAGAAGATCCTGCTGACCGGCTTCACGCCCGAGGCCAACACCGTGCTGGAGTCGCTGGATGCGTTCGTCGACTTCGCGGGCCGGCACCGCGAGCTCGGATTCACGGAGCTGGTCATCCACGCCCCGATCCCGGACTCCGACTTCGCCGCCGACGAGGCGGTCTTCGAGAAGATCGCCACCGAGGCCCTGGCACAGCTCGACAGCTGATCCGTCACTCGTCGCAGCTCCGTAGGAAGCGGGCGGGACGCGCTCGCGTAGGCCCCGCCGCCCCGCCCACAGGGCACGGTGCGCCGGCGGGGCTACTGGAAGCGGAGGAACTGCGGGGGCACGGCGTCCACCAGCCAGACCCCGTTGGCGCTGATCCGGAAGACGTGCCCGGCCGTACGCATCGCCCCGGCGTCCACGCCGAGCACGACGGGCCTGCCGCGGCGGGCGCCCACCCGGGTCGCGGTCTCCCGGTCGGGGGACAGGTGCACGTGGTGCCGGGCCATCGGCCGCAGGCCCTCGGCGCGGATGGAGTCGAGGGTGGCGGCCACGGTGCCGTGGTAGAGGTACGCGGGCGGTTCGGCCTCCGGCAGGTCCAGGTCCACGGCCACCGTGTGTCCCTGGCTGGCGCGGATGCGGGTGCCGTCGACGGCGAACCGCTGCTTGTCGTTGGCGGCCACGACGTGGTCGAGCTCGGCGCGGCTGATGTGGAAGCCGTGCGCGGCGGCGGCG
This DNA window, taken from Streptomyces sp. TN58, encodes the following:
- a CDS encoding LLM class flavin-dependent oxidoreductase; amino-acid sequence: MSLRLSTVILPVRRWHEGGRDQWLRAEQLGFHTAYTYDHLSWRSFRDGPWFGAVPTLTAAAAATERLRLGTLVTSPNFRHPVTLAKDLMTLDDVSGGRVTLGIGAGGNGFDATALGQEAWSPRERADRFAEFVPLLDRLLSEGSVSHEGTFYSAEEARNIPGCVQGPRLPFAIAATGPRGLRLAARHGQAWVTTGDPKLFEDGTPEQSLEALRGQLERLDKAFVEIGRAPGPMEKILLTGFTPEANTVLESLDAFVDFAGRHRELGFTELVIHAPIPDSDFAADEAVFEKIATEALAQLDS
- a CDS encoding RNA 2'-phosphotransferase, with the translated sequence MDERRTVKVSKYVSKHLRHQPERIGLTLDPHGWVEIDDLLRAAAAHGFHISRAELDHVVAANDKQRFAVDGTRIRASQGHTVAVDLDLPEAEPPAYLYHGTVAATLDSIRAEGLRPMARHHVHLSPDRETATRVGARRGRPVVLGVDAGAMRTAGHVFRISANGVWLVDAVPPQFLRFQ